The Flavobacterium sp. 9R sequence TAGCTATTGCTGTATCACAATTCGCTGGGGTTGCACCTACTTCACATAATTCATACGTGATAGTATACGTGCCACTTGGAGTGTTTGGAGCAACGGTTAAATCACCATTTGCATCAATACTCAATGGGCCTGTAGTTATTGGTGTAACATCTGTGTTAGATGTACTTACTGCTGCGCCGTTTAGTGTATCATTTGATAATACGTTTCCTCCTGTTGAAGCGATGGTGTCATCATTAGCAACAATTGGGTTACCAACTACTACTGTAGCTATTGCTGTATCACAATTCGCTGGGGTTGCACCTACTTCACATAATTCATACGTAATGGTATACGTGCCACTTGGAGTGTTTGGAGCAACGGTTAAATTACCATCAGCATCAATACTCAATGGACCTGTAGTTATTGGTGTAACATCAGTATTGGTTGTACTTACTGCTGCGCCGTTTAGTGTATCATTTGATAATACGTTTCCTCCTGTTGAAGCGATAGTGTCATCATTAGCACAAATAAAACTTGCCTGAGAAAAAGTTGTTGGTAAAGAATTACAATTATTACTATTTGTAACTAAAACTTCATAGCTCACACCATTTACCACACCGGTTACAGTACCATCTGCACCAACAATTGGTCCTGATGGAATAAAACTGTATAGGCTGGAGCTATCATAATTAGTGATTTTTACAGTACCTAAAATATTACATTG is a genomic window containing:
- a CDS encoding Ig-like domain-containing protein, with product QAICISGTTTFSSTVTGGSWSSSDTAIATVNSSTGVVTGVTAGTATITYTVTGTGGCANVTANLDVMVGDTTAPVVPTLADVTGQCSVTPTAPTTTDACSGTITGTTITVFPITTQGTTVVTWSFDDGNGQVVTANQNIILGPLPSAPQVDVVVAQCNILGTVKITNYDSSSLYSFIPSGPIVGADGTVTGVVNGVSYEVLVTNSNNCNSLPTTFSQASFICANDDTIASTGGNVLSNDTLNGAAVSTTNTDVTPITTGPLSIDADGNLTVAPNTPSGTYTITYELCEVGATPANCDTAIATVVVGNPIVANDDTIASTGGNVLSNDTLNGAAVSTSNTDVTPITTGPLSIDANGDLTVAPNTPSGTYTITYELCEVGATPANCDTAIA